One Syntrophobacterales bacterium genomic window carries:
- a CDS encoding AAA family ATPase → MIADVKLIEPVSMIVLTGGPCSGKSSSLAYLTERLSDHGFMVFIVPETATLITSTGIDRQKMDRTRQVAMFEETIFDMQLTFEEIYKKAVTDIFPDRRKVILLDRGIMDIKAFMPQENFKAMLKRKGLSEVNVRDRYNGVIHLVTAAEGAEEYYTGENNTARIESPEEARSIDLKTRENWLGHPHFRIIDNRTDFKGKIKRTFETISQFLGIYLPLNKKEKYLVRSVEYEMLPTNQIIHIEEVCLRTKNSAAEGVHIRKRGQQGSYLYFLSRRRATKHADTWIEEEELIAEQEYLTLKTLIDPKTDIVEKERICFFWDNQYFELDRYKGRLERLIVLNVEYGESSRDEAGRIPPFVLVDGNITGDPRYLTQSMAVKTKKVARASESLNKKKKVRTKGTLKDT, encoded by the coding sequence GTGATTGCCGATGTAAAACTAATCGAGCCTGTGAGCATGATCGTCCTTACAGGGGGACCCTGTTCCGGCAAAAGCTCATCTCTCGCTTATCTCACAGAAAGACTCTCCGATCACGGTTTCATGGTATTCATCGTACCGGAAACGGCAACTCTTATTACGAGCACGGGTATCGACCGGCAAAAGATGGACAGAACAAGACAGGTAGCCATGTTTGAGGAGACGATTTTCGACATGCAACTCACCTTTGAGGAGATATACAAGAAAGCGGTAACGGACATATTTCCCGATAGGAGGAAGGTGATTCTTCTCGACAGGGGCATTATGGACATCAAGGCATTCATGCCTCAAGAAAATTTCAAAGCTATGCTCAAGAGAAAGGGGCTTTCCGAGGTGAATGTGCGCGACCGGTACAATGGCGTCATCCACCTCGTTACCGCCGCAGAAGGCGCCGAGGAATATTATACGGGAGAAAATAACACGGCTCGGATAGAATCCCCCGAAGAGGCCCGCTCCATTGACCTGAAGACCAGAGAGAACTGGCTTGGTCATCCTCATTTCAGGATTATCGACAACCGCACGGACTTCAAAGGAAAGATCAAGCGTACCTTTGAGACGATTTCGCAATTCCTGGGCATTTATCTTCCTCTTAACAAGAAAGAAAAGTACCTTGTCCGGTCTGTCGAATACGAAATGCTTCCTACCAATCAAATTATACACATAGAAGAGGTCTGCCTGCGGACCAAGAACAGTGCCGCCGAAGGGGTTCACATCCGGAAGCGGGGACAGCAAGGCTCCTATCTTTATTTCCTTTCGAGAAGAAGAGCGACGAAGCATGCGGACACGTGGATTGAGGAGGAAGAGCTTATCGCGGAACAAGAGTATCTTACCCTGAAGACTCTGATTGACCCGAAGACCGATATTGTCGAGAAGGAGCGGATCTGCTTTTTCTGGGACAACCAGTATTTCGAACTGGATCGTTATAAGGGGAGGTTGGAGAGACTCATCGTGCTTAATGTGGAATATGGCGAATCTTCACGTGACGAAGCAGGTCGTATTCCACCGTTCGTCCTGGTGGATGGTAATATAACGGGCGATCCGCGCTACCTAACGCAAAGTATGGCGGTGAAAACAAAGAAGGTGGCGAGGGCTTCGGAAAGCCTGAATAAAAAGAAAAAGGTCCGGACGAAAGGAACGCTCAAGGATACTTGA
- a CDS encoding CerR family C-terminal domain-containing protein, which produces MKILRKDAEQTRQSLLAAGSAIFADKGYRDTTIAEICERAKANIAAVNYHFGDKETLYRESWRHAFLKSIATHPPDGGVAEDAPPEDRLRGQIAAILHRVADQESKEFLILLKEFANHTGLLKDLVLEEVRPIRIRMEAVLRQILGERASKVQVRFCTISILTQCINAIVAGLTRTQGWEDEAESLKIDNIEEFIDHVVGFSLGGIASIRKTLQSPGGTRKSRGAGRKKADLIANPV; this is translated from the coding sequence ATGAAAATCCTCAGAAAAGATGCGGAACAGACACGGCAGAGCCTTTTGGCTGCCGGGAGCGCAATTTTCGCCGACAAAGGTTATCGGGATACCACCATCGCCGAAATCTGCGAGCGGGCCAAGGCGAATATTGCGGCTGTAAATTATCATTTCGGAGACAAGGAGACTCTATACCGGGAATCATGGCGCCATGCCTTTCTTAAATCCATAGCGACTCATCCCCCGGACGGCGGTGTTGCTGAGGATGCGCCTCCCGAAGATAGGCTACGGGGACAGATTGCAGCCATCCTGCACCGGGTGGCGGACCAAGAAAGCAAGGAATTCCTTATACTTCTCAAAGAGTTTGCCAACCATACGGGCCTCCTTAAGGACCTGGTTCTTGAGGAGGTACGCCCGATACGGATAAGGATGGAAGCTGTCCTTCGACAGATTCTTGGCGAACGTGCCTCCAAAGTCCAAGTTCGTTTTTGCACCATAAGCATCCTGACCCAGTGTATTAATGCTATTGTGGCGGGATTGACAAGAACACAGGGATGGGAGGACGAAGCCGAGTCCCTGAAAATAGATAATATTGAAGAGTTTATCGACCATGTTGTCGGGTTCTCGCTGGGTGGGATTGCCTCCATTCGCAAGACGTTGCAAAGCCCTGGCGGAACCCGTAAATCCCGTGGAGCGGGCCGAAAAAAAGCAGACCTTATTGCCAACCCTGTCTGA
- a CDS encoding efflux RND transporter periplasmic adaptor subunit, with product MQRNWKTRLTILSIGILGVILASAGCGKSTANQPPKRGIPEVAVVAMKEEQVAISTELPGRTSAYLVAEVRPQVSGIIQKRLFTEGDDVKAGDVLYQINPAPYQASYNNAMAALARAEANLPPIQLKAERYKELIVIKAVSQQDYDDVSAAVKQAEAEVAVNKAAVETARINLTYTRITAPISGRTGKSHVTVGALATAHQTAPLTTIQQLDPIYVDAMQSSANLLALKRNMEAGRINGASSRQARAKLLLEDGTPYPSEGNMKFSDVTVDPSTGSFSLRTVFPNPKHTLLPGMYVRPVILEGVVNRAILAPQQGVSRDSKGNPMALIVDSEGKVQVRMLTLDRAIDDKWLVTSGLSTGDRVIVEGIQKVSPGAPAKAIPFDAGRNEDPKASKVNGPPSKAN from the coding sequence ATGCAGAGAAACTGGAAGACCAGACTGACCATATTATCTATTGGAATTCTCGGCGTTATCCTTGCATCGGCGGGATGTGGGAAGTCGACGGCAAATCAACCTCCCAAGAGAGGAATCCCGGAAGTGGCCGTCGTGGCTATGAAAGAAGAACAGGTGGCCATCTCTACCGAATTGCCTGGGAGAACCTCAGCATACCTTGTGGCCGAGGTCAGACCTCAGGTGAGCGGCATAATTCAAAAGCGTCTGTTCACCGAAGGGGACGATGTGAAGGCCGGGGACGTACTCTACCAGATTAATCCGGCGCCGTACCAGGCGTCCTATAATAACGCCATGGCAGCGCTCGCAAGGGCTGAGGCAAATTTACCTCCCATCCAACTGAAGGCCGAGCGCTACAAAGAGTTGATTGTCATAAAAGCAGTGAGTCAGCAAGATTACGATGATGTATCGGCAGCAGTCAAACAGGCTGAGGCTGAGGTGGCGGTCAATAAGGCAGCCGTTGAGACCGCCCGCATTAATCTTACTTACACGCGGATCACAGCCCCCATATCAGGCCGTACCGGCAAATCCCATGTGACTGTGGGCGCCCTCGCAACGGCACACCAAACCGCCCCACTGACGACCATTCAGCAGCTCGATCCCATATACGTGGATGCGATGCAATCAAGCGCGAATCTTCTGGCCCTGAAGCGGAACATGGAGGCCGGCCGGATCAATGGGGCCAGCTCCAGGCAGGCCCGGGCAAAACTGCTTCTCGAAGACGGCACGCCTTATCCATCAGAAGGAAACATGAAGTTTTCAGATGTCACTGTTGATCCCAGCACAGGGTCATTCAGTCTCCGTACGGTCTTTCCGAACCCAAAGCATACGCTTCTGCCAGGCATGTATGTGCGGCCCGTAATCTTGGAAGGGGTTGTCAATCGTGCAATCCTTGCCCCCCAGCAGGGAGTCTCCCGAGACTCAAAGGGAAACCCCATGGCTCTGATTGTGGACAGCGAAGGTAAAGTTCAGGTGCGGATGCTCACCCTGGACCGGGCTATAGATGATAAATGGCTGGTCACATCGGGACTTTCGACGGGCGACAGGGTAATAGTCGAAGGTATTCAAAAGGTCAGCCCTGGCGCGCCTGCGAAGGCCATCCCATTTGATGCCGGACGGAACGAGGATCCCAAAGCCTCGAAGGTAAATGGGCCGCCGTCAAAAGCAAATTAG
- a CDS encoding efflux RND transporter permease subunit: protein MLSKFFLDRPVFAWVIAIIIMLAGTLAIYNLPISQYPPIAPPSIYIQAFYPGASAETVENSVTQIIEQKMVGLDKMLYLSATSDSAGSARVELTFAPGTDPDLAWAKVQNKLQLAMASLPEVIQRQGVSVGKATKNWLLIVGLISEDGIMDGNDLRDYAQSNLEKVLARVPGVGEVENFGTQYAMRIWLNPDKMTSYNLTIEDVVNALRVYNVEVSAGQFGGTPAVPGQRLNASIIVQSLLKNPDEFASIPVRVNTDGSTVRVCDVGRTELGTDQYDIEAFYNRKPSAAMGIRMMAGANALDTADAIKAKLNDMSRYFPPGMKVIYPYDTTPFVKVAIKEVIKTLFEAILLVFLVMWLFMGNMRATLIPTIAVPVVLLGTFAVLGAFGFSINMLTMFAMVLAIGLLVDDAIVVVENVERIMREEGLSPKEATRKSMDQITSALIGIGLVLSAVFGPMAFFGGSTGIIYRQFSVTVISAMLLSVVVALILTPVLCASLLKPVKPGHEPAENAIFFLRPFFRKFDQVFFRIRDVYVKLVERSFDRKLRYLVVYVVIVGVAAVVFFRIPTSYLPDEDQGMLMAQVIMPTGATLEQTKKVVERMDKYFKTNEKEAVESCMTISGIGFSGRAQTAGLVFIKLKDWDLRHKASLRAKAIAERATRAFSQFRDSMAFAFPPPSVIELGNARGFDFQLLDRGGMGHDKLMAVRNQLLGMSMQDKRLTSVRPNGMEDVPQYKINIDWAKAGTLGVPIASIHKTISDAFGSVYVNNFIQSGRVKRVYAQADASYRMLPKDIEKLYVRNTSGKMVPFSALASSRWTSGSPKLERFNGFSSMNIWGESAPGRSSGEAMQAMEEMVTKLPHGVGYEWTGLSYQERIASKQGPILYAFSIIVIFLCVAALYESWPIPLANMLMLPLGVFGATIATWARGFHNDVYFQIGFLTTLGLTTKNAILIIQFARERMSQGEGLMEATIGAARVRLRPVIMTSMAFFFGVLPLAKASGAGAGAMNAIGTAVTGGMLSATFIDLFYIPLFFVMVSRAFKRKKPDETTGGGAESPPHGDPGGTTPELTATASLEGARS, encoded by the coding sequence ATGTTATCGAAATTCTTTCTTGATCGTCCTGTCTTCGCTTGGGTCATCGCCATTATCATCATGCTGGCGGGAACGCTTGCGATCTATAATCTGCCTATCTCCCAGTACCCGCCCATTGCTCCACCCTCCATTTATATTCAGGCGTTCTATCCTGGAGCTTCTGCGGAGACGGTGGAGAACAGTGTAACTCAGATCATTGAGCAGAAGATGGTCGGCCTTGATAAAATGCTTTACCTTTCCGCCACAAGTGATTCAGCCGGATCTGCCCGCGTGGAACTGACATTTGCCCCAGGGACCGACCCAGACCTTGCGTGGGCAAAGGTACAGAATAAACTTCAATTAGCCATGGCAAGTCTGCCGGAAGTAATCCAGCGTCAGGGAGTCTCGGTGGGAAAAGCGACGAAGAACTGGTTGTTAATCGTCGGCTTGATTTCCGAGGACGGCATCATGGACGGCAATGATCTAAGAGATTATGCCCAATCCAACCTTGAGAAGGTACTTGCACGGGTGCCAGGCGTTGGCGAGGTCGAGAACTTCGGAACCCAGTATGCTATGCGCATCTGGCTCAACCCGGACAAGATGACGAGCTACAACCTTACCATCGAAGATGTAGTCAATGCTCTCCGGGTTTACAACGTGGAGGTCTCGGCCGGTCAGTTCGGCGGAACGCCGGCGGTGCCTGGCCAGCGTCTGAACGCCTCAATCATCGTTCAGAGTCTGCTCAAAAATCCTGACGAGTTTGCCTCTATCCCGGTCCGTGTCAACACTGACGGCTCTACCGTGCGGGTGTGCGACGTGGGGAGGACCGAACTGGGAACAGACCAGTACGACATTGAGGCTTTTTATAACAGGAAGCCTTCAGCGGCCATGGGCATTAGGATGATGGCGGGAGCGAACGCCCTCGATACAGCTGACGCGATCAAGGCAAAGCTTAATGATATGAGCAGATATTTCCCTCCCGGAATGAAAGTCATCTATCCGTATGATACGACCCCGTTTGTGAAAGTGGCCATAAAAGAAGTGATAAAGACACTCTTTGAAGCGATTCTGCTGGTATTTCTGGTTATGTGGCTTTTTATGGGTAATATGCGGGCCACACTGATACCGACCATCGCGGTGCCTGTGGTGCTTCTCGGGACTTTCGCGGTCCTTGGAGCGTTCGGATTTTCCATCAATATGCTGACCATGTTCGCTATGGTCCTAGCCATCGGTCTCCTGGTTGACGACGCGATTGTTGTCGTCGAGAATGTGGAACGGATCATGAGAGAGGAGGGGCTTTCCCCTAAGGAAGCAACACGTAAGTCAATGGATCAGATTACCAGCGCTCTGATCGGTATTGGACTGGTGCTCTCGGCAGTGTTCGGCCCCATGGCATTTTTTGGTGGTTCTACAGGAATCATTTACCGTCAATTTTCCGTAACAGTCATCTCGGCCATGCTCCTCTCAGTTGTTGTCGCATTGATCCTGACACCCGTCCTCTGCGCCTCATTGCTTAAACCGGTGAAACCTGGGCATGAGCCTGCGGAAAATGCGATCTTTTTTCTGCGCCCCTTTTTCAGAAAGTTCGACCAGGTGTTTTTCCGGATAAGGGACGTTTACGTAAAGCTTGTGGAGCGCTCTTTTGACAGAAAATTGCGCTATCTGGTCGTTTACGTGGTGATCGTGGGCGTTGCAGCCGTTGTTTTCTTTCGGATACCCACATCGTACCTTCCCGATGAGGACCAGGGAATGCTCATGGCTCAGGTGATCATGCCCACGGGCGCCACGCTGGAGCAGACCAAGAAGGTTGTAGAGAGGATGGACAAATACTTCAAAACGAATGAGAAAGAGGCGGTGGAATCGTGCATGACGATTTCCGGTATCGGCTTTTCCGGAAGAGCACAGACCGCCGGTCTGGTGTTTATCAAGCTCAAAGACTGGGACCTGCGCCACAAAGCGTCCTTGAGAGCCAAAGCCATTGCAGAGAGGGCCACGAGAGCCTTTTCGCAATTCCGCGACAGTATGGCGTTTGCCTTCCCTCCTCCCTCGGTCATTGAGCTCGGCAACGCGAGGGGCTTCGATTTCCAACTGCTGGACAGAGGAGGAATGGGCCACGACAAGCTTATGGCAGTCCGTAACCAGCTTCTCGGTATGTCCATGCAGGACAAAAGACTGACATCGGTCAGGCCCAATGGTATGGAAGATGTCCCTCAATACAAGATAAATATAGACTGGGCAAAAGCGGGTACCTTGGGCGTTCCCATTGCGTCCATCCACAAGACGATTTCCGATGCCTTCGGCAGCGTCTACGTCAACAACTTTATACAGTCGGGTCGCGTGAAGCGTGTGTATGCACAGGCGGATGCTTCTTATCGCATGCTGCCCAAGGATATAGAGAAACTTTACGTGCGCAACACCTCCGGCAAGATGGTTCCTTTTTCCGCCCTCGCATCAAGCCGCTGGACTTCGGGTTCGCCCAAGCTGGAGCGTTTTAATGGTTTCTCGTCCATGAACATCTGGGGTGAGTCTGCCCCGGGGAGAAGTTCTGGCGAGGCGATGCAGGCTATGGAAGAGATGGTCACAAAGCTGCCCCATGGGGTCGGCTACGAATGGACGGGACTCTCCTACCAGGAACGGATAGCGAGCAAGCAGGGTCCGATTCTCTACGCGTTCTCCATCATTGTCATCTTCCTCTGCGTGGCAGCGCTTTATGAGAGCTGGCCCATACCGCTCGCCAACATGCTGATGCTGCCCCTCGGCGTCTTCGGTGCAACCATTGCTACTTGGGCCCGCGGCTTCCATAATGACGTGTACTTCCAGATCGGGTTCCTTACCACCTTGGGTCTCACCACGAAAAATGCGATTCTCATCATCCAGTTCGCGAGAGAAAGAATGTCCCAAGGAGAAGGATTGATGGAGGCGACCATCGGAGCGGCGCGGGTAAGACTGAGGCCGGTTATCATGACGTCCATGGCCTTTTTCTTCGGCGTCCTGCCTCTCGCCAAAGCCTCCGGCGCCGGCGCCGGCGCGATGAACGCAATCGGCACCGCCGTTACCGGCGGTATGCTTTCCGCAACGTTCATCGACCTCTTTTATATTCCCCTTTTCTTTGTCATGGTATCAAGGGCGTTCAAACGAAAGAAGCC